One window from the genome of Hippocampus zosterae strain Florida chromosome 7, ASM2543408v3, whole genome shotgun sequence encodes:
- the sf3a3 gene encoding splicing factor 3A subunit 3: METILEQQRRSHEEKERLMDAKTKEVLHKKSTLREQINSDHRTRSMLDRYMEVSANLRDSYEDKDGMRRDELVAISGPNEFVEFYSRLKQIKEFHRKHPNEISIPMSAEFEELMRARDNPSDEAQNLVEFTDEEGYGRYLDLHDCYLKYINLKAAEKIEYITYLSSFDQLFDIPKDRKNAEYKKYLEMLLEYLQDYTDRVKPLLDQNDLYDKVLLDFEKKWESGTFPGWPKETSSALTHAGAHLDLSAFSSWEELASLGLDRLKSALLALGLKCGGTLEERAQRLFSTKGKSLELLDPSLFAKNPKAKGPKKDTERNKEIGFLEAQLYEYVEVLGEQRQLTHENVQRKQARTGEEREEEEEEQLSESESEDEDNEIIYNPKNLPLGWDGKPIPYWLYKLHGLNINYNCEICGNYTYRGPKAFQRHFAEWRHAHGMRCLGIPNTAHFANVTQIEDAVSLWAKLKSQKALERWQPDTEEEYEDSSGNVVNKKTYEDLKRQGLL; this comes from the exons ATGGAGACAATTTTAGAGCAGCAACGTCGCTCTCACGAAGAAAAGGAGAGGCTAATGGATGCTAAAACCAAAGAGGTGTTACATAAAAAGTCGACG TTGCGAGAACAGATCAATTCGGATCACAGGACAAGATCCATGTTGGAC CGGTATATGGAAGTGAGTGCCAATCTCAGAGACTCTTACGAAGACAAAGATGG AATGAGGAGGGATGAGCTTGTTGCCATCTCGGGGCCCAATGAATTTGTAGAGTTCTACAGCCGACTTAAACAGATAAAGGAGTTTCACAGGAAGCACCCAAATGAA ATTTCCATTCCAATGTCTGCAGAGTTCGAAGAGCTCATGAGAGCCAGAGACAACCCTAGTGATGAGGCTCAGA ACCTCGTGGAATTCACGGATGAAGAAGGATATGGCCGCTACCTTGACCTTCATGATTGCTACCTGAAGTATATCAACTTGAAGGCAGCTGag AAAATTGAGTACATCACTTACCTGTCATCGTTTGACCAGCTGTTTGACATCCCCAAAGACAGAAAGAATGCAGAATACAAAAA GTATTTGGAAATGTTGCTCGAGTATCTGCAGGACTACACAGACCGGGTCAAACCTCTCCTTGACCAGAATGACCTGTATGACAAAGTGCTGCTAGACTTTGAGAAGAAGTGGGAGAGCGGCACTTTTCCAGGCTGGCCT aAAGAGACAAGTAGTGCTTTGACACATGCTGGAGCTCACCTGGACCTCTCAGCTTTTTCGTCCTgggag GAGTTAGCTTCCCTAGGTCTGGACAGATTAAAGTCTGCTCTTCTAGCATTGGGACTTAAATGTGGAGG GACTCTTGAAGAGAGAGCGCAGCGACTCTTTAGCACCAAAGGCAAATCTTTGGAATTGCTGGACCCTTCGCTGTTTGCCAAGAATCCCAAAGCCAAAGGACCCAAGAA AGACACAGAGCGAAACAAGGAAATTGGCTTTCTGGAGGCTCAACTCTATGAATATGTTGAAGTCCTTGGT GAGCAGAGGCAACTTACTCATGAGAATGTCCAGAGGAAGCAAGCTAGGACTGGAGAGGAacgtgaggaagaggaggaggaacagcTCAGTGAGAGTGAAAGCGAAGACGAAGACAACGAAATAATCTACAACCCCAAAAATTTGCCACTGGGTTGGGATGGCAAG CCAATTCCATACTGGCTCTATAAACTCCACGGCCTGAATATCAACTACAACTGTGAAATCTGTGGAAACTACACCTACCGAGGACCAAAAGCTTTTCAACGACACTTTGCG GAATGGAGGCATGCCCATGGTATGCGCTGTCTTGGAATCCCCAACACTGCCCACTTTGCTAATGTCACACAGATTGAGGATGCCGTCTCTC TGTGGGCAAAACTGAAGTCCCAAAAGGCCTTAGAGCGTTGGCAGCCTGACACAGAG gaAGAGTATGAGGACTCGAGTGGAAATGTAGTCAATAAAAAAACGTACGAGGATCTCAAGAGACAAGGGTTACTGTAG